A single genomic interval of Methyloceanibacter caenitepidi harbors:
- a CDS encoding PIN domain-containing protein, whose product MAKDQDLDAAAADPFLLEKLYPDATTLFSTHVVGSVSDGSILVAFDTNSLLLPYQLKGGDLEEITKVLTKLSDEKRLFVPDRVVREFAKHRDSDLAKVIHALNLRKAVPSGEMPPMIREMGGHEEAQSAYDDLLEAHKKYAKKLDGLIQKIKKWRGDDPVSNLYEQVFDAESIIKLPNDEADKEKYLEELRWRFDNKVPPGYKDASKDDLGIGDFLIWKALLQLGSSEKKDLAFVTGEQKADWFVRGDKEAPYLRYELIDEYRRASGGKAVRLLTFNQLLKEMEAPDAVVKKVRKAEEEANTALLKARMDRVAGLSTSLAKTLREQGDLSPSEFDKWIVHASKLSLSRELVRKWADYIKETPTVLPSAEDLPEEDGDQ is encoded by the coding sequence ATGGCGAAGGATCAGGACCTGGATGCCGCGGCGGCGGATCCGTTTCTACTCGAGAAGCTCTATCCTGATGCCACGACGCTGTTCAGCACACATGTCGTTGGATCCGTCTCCGATGGGTCGATTTTGGTTGCGTTCGACACCAACTCGCTGCTGCTTCCCTACCAACTAAAGGGTGGCGACCTCGAAGAAATAACTAAGGTGCTGACCAAACTATCCGACGAGAAGCGCCTGTTTGTGCCGGACCGTGTCGTACGGGAGTTCGCAAAGCACCGCGACAGCGACCTCGCCAAAGTCATTCACGCTCTTAACCTGAGAAAAGCTGTCCCCTCCGGCGAGATGCCTCCCATGATTAGAGAAATGGGCGGCCACGAAGAGGCTCAAAGTGCATACGATGACTTGCTAGAAGCACACAAAAAATACGCAAAGAAGTTGGACGGGCTAATTCAAAAAATCAAGAAATGGCGGGGTGATGACCCAGTCTCGAATTTATATGAGCAAGTCTTCGATGCGGAGAGCATCATAAAGCTCCCGAACGACGAGGCCGACAAGGAGAAATATTTGGAGGAGTTGAGGTGGCGTTTCGATAACAAGGTGCCGCCCGGCTACAAGGACGCGAGCAAGGACGACCTAGGTATTGGGGACTTTTTGATCTGGAAAGCGCTATTGCAGTTGGGATCCTCGGAGAAGAAGGACCTTGCGTTTGTAACCGGTGAGCAGAAGGCCGATTGGTTCGTTCGGGGTGACAAGGAGGCGCCGTATCTCCGGTATGAACTCATTGATGAATATCGCCGCGCGTCTGGTGGTAAGGCGGTTCGGCTACTTACCTTCAACCAACTTCTGAAAGAGATGGAGGCGCCAGACGCCGTAGTTAAGAAGGTCAGAAAGGCCGAAGAAGAAGCCAACACAGCTCTCTTGAAAGCCCGGATGGACCGAGTTGCGGGCTTGAGCACGTCGTTGGCCAAGACACTAAGAGAGCAAGGCGATCTTAGTCCCTCGGAATTTGACAAATGGATCGTCCACGCCAGTAAGCTAAGCCTGTCCCGTGAACTCGTGCGCAAGTGGGCTGATTACATTAAGGAGACCCCCACCGTTCTTCCGAGCGCTGAGGATCTGCCTGAGGAAGACGGCGACCAATAA
- a CDS encoding helix-turn-helix domain-containing protein → MRRIERPTRSLGSVRFSLQNQAVFQLSGSPNVSSFGKKSERYSACVGDIVSLAFGTVWLGEYGAVATPKAFRDQFAARVRLARERSGYSQAEIATLLGIKQSAYSKYEGARQPPTLMPHHLIPRFCLACRVDVEWLFADASIPTFNRRVRKTGFG, encoded by the coding sequence GTGAGGCGGATCGAACGCCCGACACGTAGCTTGGGAAGCGTAAGGTTTTCCCTACAAAATCAAGCAGTGTTCCAACTTTCTGGCTCCCCTAACGTGTCGTCATTTGGCAAAAAGTCGGAACGCTATTCGGCTTGTGTGGGGGACATTGTGTCCCTAGCATTCGGGACCGTGTGGTTGGGGGAATACGGCGCCGTGGCTACGCCAAAAGCATTCCGGGATCAGTTTGCGGCTCGAGTAAGGTTGGCGCGCGAACGATCTGGCTACTCCCAAGCTGAGATCGCAACGCTGCTAGGGATCAAACAAAGCGCATACTCGAAATACGAAGGCGCTCGACAACCTCCCACATTGATGCCCCACCACCTGATCCCGAGATTTTGTCTCGCGTGTCGTGTGGACGTCGAGTGGCTTTTTGCGGATGCCTCAATCCCGACGTTCAACCGTCGCGTCCGGAAGACCGGTTTTGGCTAG
- a CDS encoding glycosyltransferase family 2 protein gives MSLVYETPAADRPEASVPADAPLSASVEYSFLAGTQLAPAALAHACRLAARWGVQPHEVLIATGHLTEEAYVRALATSAGVAFLPCLPEGSAAVPGKASLRQCLTTGILQEAGPAGRLLLGFTCLRPFAMRALIARLAPLPVALVPPRELRRATAECFASSLAQGAVSALTSRRPLLSAYRPAGAWLVWALVLGAVALVVGVLTAPLATVYAMSIGLAFVFVPVIVFRLLAAFALARPRPPEARKDAVREADRELPTYTILAPLYREAHMLRPLLHALSRLDWPAAKLDVKLILEAADTETITAAQALRLPANVELVVVPDTAPRTKPKALNFALPLARGDHLVVYDAEDRPEPDQLRRAYQAFRSGPPNLATVQARLNIYNPEANWLTRQFTVEYSALFDGLLPLLDAMNLPIPLGGTSNHFRVEALKWLQAWDPYNVTEDADLGVRLSRSGYRCAVIGSTTYEEAPVRLGGWVRQRTRWLKGFIQTWLVHMRAPRTLLRELGLRGFLAFQIMIGGTILSALAHPWFYGLLAMELAGGRLLALPQTVLGLPFWTVSLFSLVAGYATAMGLGALALRQRGLDRLLWQVPLMPLYWLLISIAAYRAVWQFVVAPFKWEKTDHGSRAKARASQ, from the coding sequence GTGTCGCTTGTTTACGAGACTCCGGCGGCGGATCGGCCGGAGGCGTCCGTTCCGGCTGATGCGCCGCTGTCGGCGTCGGTCGAATATAGCTTCCTGGCTGGTACACAGCTTGCCCCAGCGGCCCTCGCTCATGCCTGCCGCCTTGCCGCCCGGTGGGGCGTTCAACCCCACGAGGTGCTGATCGCGACCGGCCACCTCACCGAGGAGGCCTATGTGAGGGCGCTCGCGACTTCGGCCGGCGTCGCTTTCTTGCCTTGCCTTCCCGAGGGCAGTGCGGCTGTGCCCGGCAAGGCGAGCCTGCGGCAATGCCTGACCACCGGGATCCTGCAGGAAGCAGGACCGGCGGGGCGTCTGCTCCTCGGATTTACGTGCTTGCGCCCTTTCGCCATGCGGGCGCTCATCGCCCGTCTCGCGCCGCTTCCCGTTGCACTTGTGCCCCCGCGCGAACTCCGGCGGGCGACCGCTGAGTGCTTCGCTTCGAGCCTCGCGCAGGGGGCCGTTTCGGCGTTGACGTCGCGTCGCCCGCTCTTGAGCGCATACCGTCCGGCGGGCGCTTGGTTGGTATGGGCGCTCGTGCTCGGTGCCGTTGCCCTCGTGGTGGGCGTTCTGACTGCACCGCTCGCGACCGTTTATGCCATGTCGATCGGCCTCGCTTTCGTCTTCGTGCCTGTGATCGTCTTCCGGCTGCTTGCCGCTTTCGCGCTCGCCCGCCCACGCCCTCCCGAGGCGCGCAAGGATGCTGTCCGCGAAGCCGACCGGGAGCTACCGACCTACACGATCCTCGCGCCCCTTTATCGCGAGGCGCATATGCTGCGCCCGCTCCTGCACGCGCTGTCACGGCTCGATTGGCCGGCCGCAAAACTCGACGTCAAGCTGATCCTCGAGGCAGCGGACACCGAAACGATCACTGCCGCCCAGGCTTTGCGCTTGCCCGCCAATGTCGAACTCGTCGTCGTGCCCGATACTGCCCCGCGGACGAAACCGAAGGCGCTGAACTTCGCGCTGCCGCTGGCGCGCGGAGACCATCTTGTCGTCTATGACGCGGAGGACCGGCCCGAACCCGACCAGCTTCGGCGCGCCTATCAGGCCTTCCGGTCAGGCCCACCGAACCTCGCGACGGTGCAGGCGCGCCTAAACATCTACAATCCGGAGGCAAACTGGCTGACGCGTCAGTTCACCGTCGAGTATTCAGCCCTGTTCGATGGGCTCCTGCCCCTGCTCGATGCGATGAACCTGCCGATTCCGCTGGGCGGGACTTCCAATCACTTCCGGGTCGAGGCTCTCAAATGGCTCCAGGCCTGGGACCCTTACAACGTGACGGAAGACGCCGACCTCGGCGTGCGCCTGTCCCGCTCCGGCTATCGGTGCGCGGTGATCGGATCCACGACGTATGAGGAGGCTCCCGTGCGGCTCGGCGGATGGGTCCGGCAACGCACCCGCTGGCTGAAGGGCTTCATCCAGACCTGGCTTGTGCATATGCGCGCGCCGCGCACGCTTCTCCGCGAGCTGGGCCTCCGCGGCTTCCTGGCCTTTCAGATCATGATCGGCGGTACCATCCTGTCGGCGCTTGCGCATCCGTGGTTCTACGGTCTCCTGGCGATGGAGCTCGCCGGCGGCCGATTGCTGGCCCTGCCACAGACCGTGCTCGGCCTTCCGTTCTGGACGGTTTCTCTTTTCAGCCTTGTTGCCGGCTATGCGACGGCCATGGGCCTTGGCGCGCTGGCCCTGCGTCAACGGGGGCTCGACCGGCTGCTGTGGCAGGTCCCACTCATGCCGCTCTACTGGCTGCTGATCTCCATCGCTGCCTACAGGGCTGTGTGGCAGTTCGTCGTCGCCCCCTTCAAATGGGAGAAAACGGACCACGGAAGCCGAGCGAAAGCGCGGGCCTCGCAGTGA
- a CDS encoding transporter substrate-binding domain-containing protein codes for MMRFLAGPVGAVLVALAAVGAVAVAAHAQSPGTEIKPIVPDAWQGDAYRPKPDLAGLKKIRFITDSDYPPFHYYDEVGALTGFNIDLAQAICDVLAVECEITATNWSSLMPALETGEADAAIASIRITAEALKSADFTLRYYATPARFAARKDSDIAQISPETVEGLKIGVAKDSGHEAYLKTFFPGAAVAAFESSEAAQKALKEGAIDLVFADGITLAFWFNGVESANCCEFRGGPYLDSRFFGEGVGIAVKKGNRTLVQALNYALEQVHARGTYEELFLRYFPMNFF; via the coding sequence ATGATGAGATTTCTTGCGGGGCCGGTTGGCGCCGTCCTTGTGGCTCTCGCGGCGGTGGGTGCTGTGGCAGTTGCCGCGCACGCGCAGTCTCCGGGCACCGAGATCAAGCCGATCGTGCCGGACGCTTGGCAGGGCGACGCCTATCGGCCGAAGCCCGACTTAGCCGGCCTCAAGAAGATCCGCTTCATCACCGATTCCGACTACCCGCCGTTTCACTATTACGACGAGGTCGGAGCGTTGACCGGCTTCAATATCGATCTCGCCCAGGCGATTTGCGACGTTCTCGCCGTCGAATGCGAAATCACCGCGACGAACTGGAGCAGCCTGATGCCGGCGCTCGAAACCGGCGAAGCGGACGCGGCGATCGCTTCGATCCGGATTACCGCCGAGGCGCTGAAATCGGCGGACTTCACCTTGCGCTACTACGCGACGCCGGCGCGATTCGCAGCGCGCAAGGACAGCGACATCGCCCAGATCAGCCCTGAGACGGTAGAGGGTCTTAAGATCGGCGTCGCCAAGGACAGCGGGCACGAGGCGTATCTCAAGACCTTCTTCCCGGGAGCGGCGGTTGCAGCGTTCGAGTCGAGTGAAGCGGCGCAGAAAGCGCTGAAGGAGGGAGCCATCGATCTCGTGTTCGCCGACGGGATCACGCTCGCCTTTTGGTTCAACGGTGTCGAGAGTGCGAATTGTTGCGAATTTCGCGGCGGACCGTATCTGGACTCGCGCTTCTTCGGTGAGGGGGTCGGCATTGCCGTGAAGAAGGGCAATCGTACGCTGGTGCAGGCGCTGAACTATGCGCTCGAGCAGGTTCATGCGCGCGGCACTTACGAAGAGCTCTTCCTGCGCTACTTTCCGATGAACTTCTTCTAG
- a CDS encoding sterol desaturase family protein has protein sequence MQTPFYFDDTLVRFGVFAGLFILFAAIEYVWPRRRLVVSKGRRWFTNLGISVTASLLLRLMAALAVPLTAIAAALYAQQKGFGLLNAVDWPDWLKIVIALLVLDLAIWAQHLASHKIPILWRLHQVHHADRDIDVTTAIRFHPIEIGLSMLWKMVVVIGLGASPLAVFLFEVILNGCAMFNHANMDLPRPLDRLLRLAIVTPDMHRVHHSVYRAEHDSNYGFNLSIWDRLFRTYVAQPKDGHVGMRIGLAPYQTSSPTRLGWSLWLPVLGYPAEESRAPRGPADDAAGASDTRR, from the coding sequence ATGCAAACGCCGTTCTACTTCGACGATACGCTGGTGCGCTTCGGTGTTTTCGCCGGGCTCTTCATCCTGTTCGCCGCGATCGAGTATGTGTGGCCGCGCCGCCGGCTCGTCGTCTCGAAAGGACGCCGCTGGTTCACCAATCTCGGCATCAGCGTCACCGCCAGCCTGTTGTTGCGGCTGATGGCGGCGCTTGCCGTGCCGCTGACGGCCATTGCCGCGGCACTTTACGCACAACAAAAAGGGTTCGGGCTGCTGAATGCCGTGGATTGGCCGGACTGGCTCAAAATCGTCATTGCGCTCTTGGTGCTGGATCTTGCGATCTGGGCCCAACACCTAGCCTCGCACAAGATCCCTATCCTGTGGCGGCTCCATCAGGTCCATCATGCCGACCGCGACATCGACGTGACGACGGCAATCCGCTTCCACCCCATCGAGATCGGGCTGTCGATGTTGTGGAAGATGGTCGTGGTGATCGGGCTCGGCGCCTCGCCGCTGGCCGTCTTCTTATTCGAAGTCATTCTGAATGGCTGCGCGATGTTCAATCACGCCAATATGGACCTGCCGCGGCCGCTCGACCGGCTCTTGCGTCTCGCAATCGTCACGCCGGACATGCATCGGGTGCATCACTCGGTGTATAGGGCGGAACATGACTCCAATTACGGTTTCAATCTTTCGATCTGGGACCGGTTGTTCCGCACGTATGTCGCCCAACCGAAGGACGGCCACGTCGGCATGCGCATCGGGCTCGCCCCATACCAGACATCCTCGCCCACACGGCTCGGCTGGAGTCTTTGGCTTCCCGTTTTGGGCTACCCGGCAGAGGAGAGCCGCGCGCCGAGAGGGCCGGCCGACGATGCAGCCGGAGCCTCCGACACGCGCCGCTAG
- a CDS encoding HdeD family acid-resistance protein — protein MAEMKNAKELTEHQEALSEVLADQWWVVLLRGVVAILFGLICFFFTPAAILAAVLFFSAYMLVDGVLAIISGVKAARNGKRWGLLILEGIVDIAAGVIAFMWPGMAAVVFVLIIGIWAVISGALLVYAAFSLKLDHGRWWLALAGISSVIFGILLFIAPVLGAVVLTWWIGAYAVAFGILLLILGFKLKGKKDENAGKVPPAADATTKA, from the coding sequence ATGGCGGAAATGAAAAACGCGAAAGAACTCACGGAGCATCAGGAGGCTCTCAGCGAAGTTCTAGCCGATCAATGGTGGGTCGTGCTGCTGCGCGGCGTGGTCGCCATCCTGTTCGGTCTGATCTGTTTCTTCTTCACCCCGGCCGCGATTCTCGCCGCCGTCCTGTTCTTTTCGGCCTACATGCTCGTGGACGGCGTTCTCGCCATCATCTCCGGCGTCAAGGCCGCGCGCAACGGCAAGCGCTGGGGGCTGTTGATCCTCGAAGGCATCGTCGACATCGCCGCCGGTGTCATTGCCTTCATGTGGCCGGGCATGGCCGCCGTCGTTTTCGTGCTCATCATCGGCATCTGGGCTGTCATTTCCGGCGCACTCCTGGTCTACGCGGCCTTCAGCCTGAAATTGGACCATGGCCGCTGGTGGCTAGCGCTGGCCGGTATCTCCTCTGTCATCTTCGGCATTCTGTTGTTCATCGCGCCCGTTCTCGGCGCGGTGGTGCTGACATGGTGGATCGGCGCCTACGCCGTCGCCTTCGGCATCCTGTTGCTGATCCTCGGCTTCAAGCTCAAGGGCAAGAAGGACGAGAACGCCGGGAAGGTCCCACCGGCCGCGGATGCCACCACGAAGGCCTAG
- a CDS encoding LysR family transcriptional regulator, with product MDLNLLVAFDALLSERSVTRAASRIGLGQSAMSHNLARLRRLFDDELLTRSADGMRPTPRALALADPVRNALRTVQSAVLESGTFNPATAERVFRIGLADSIEVAIMPAIIERILSLAPGVSIRLRPANRIDVVEELDTGQLDLGIGVFEQGHVHHFRRQLYTDHFLCLFSPEQLGVSAPLSLEDYLRCPHILTSLADDTRGVVDEALAKRKLRRRVVLTTSGFLAVPFVVRRAPLLTTMPSRLAHYFADAFSLATSPVPIDLPRFTISLLWHGSFNRDLSHTWLRQTIASLVSEDSLEL from the coding sequence TTGGACCTCAATCTTCTCGTTGCGTTCGATGCGCTCCTGTCCGAACGGAGTGTGACACGGGCGGCCAGCCGCATCGGACTCGGCCAATCGGCCATGAGTCACAATCTCGCCCGGCTCCGCCGCCTCTTCGACGATGAGCTCCTGACCCGCAGCGCGGACGGGATGCGGCCGACCCCGCGGGCGCTGGCGCTCGCCGATCCGGTCCGCAACGCACTCCGGACGGTTCAGTCCGCCGTCCTGGAAAGCGGCACGTTCAACCCGGCCACGGCCGAGCGCGTGTTCCGGATCGGGCTGGCGGACTCGATTGAAGTCGCGATCATGCCGGCCATCATCGAGCGCATCCTGTCGCTGGCCCCCGGCGTTTCCATCCGGCTGCGGCCCGCCAACCGCATCGACGTGGTCGAAGAGCTCGACACCGGCCAGCTGGATCTCGGTATCGGGGTGTTCGAACAGGGGCACGTCCACCATTTTCGCCGCCAGCTCTACACCGACCACTTTCTCTGCCTGTTCAGCCCGGAACAGCTCGGCGTGTCGGCGCCGTTGTCGCTCGAAGATTACCTACGCTGCCCGCACATACTGACGAGCCTCGCGGACGACACGCGCGGCGTCGTCGATGAGGCGCTCGCCAAACGGAAGCTCCGGCGGAGAGTTGTTCTGACGACGTCCGGCTTCTTGGCCGTTCCCTTCGTGGTGCGCCGCGCGCCGCTCCTGACCACCATGCCGTCGCGGCTCGCACACTACTTCGCCGATGCCTTCTCGCTCGCGACGAGCCCTGTCCCAATCGACCTGCCGCGTTTCACGATATCTCTGCTCTGGCACGGCAGTTTCAATCGGGACCTGAGCCATACCTGGCTGCGCCAGACCATCGCCTCACTGGTTTCGGAAGACAGTCTCGAACTTTGA
- a CDS encoding tellurite resistance TerB family protein → MTKSLDHHEALIYTMVTTSAVDRTMSGAELARIGEIVSHLPIFADYDANGLVDASQACGELLGSESGLDIVLDLVRSSLPMRLRETAYALALEIAAADLDVRPEETRFLELLAEALEIDMLTKSAIERGIRARNQVL, encoded by the coding sequence ATGACGAAGTCCTTGGACCATCACGAAGCGCTGATCTACACGATGGTCACGACCTCGGCGGTCGACCGAACCATGTCCGGCGCGGAGCTTGCCCGCATTGGAGAGATCGTTTCGCATTTGCCGATCTTCGCGGACTACGACGCCAACGGTCTGGTCGATGCATCTCAAGCCTGTGGGGAATTGCTGGGCAGCGAGTCCGGACTCGATATCGTCCTGGACCTCGTCCGAAGCAGCCTGCCCATGCGGCTGCGCGAGACGGCATATGCGCTCGCGCTCGAGATCGCAGCGGCCGATCTCGATGTGCGCCCGGAAGAAACCCGGTTCTTGGAACTGCTGGCCGAGGCGCTAGAGATCGACATGCTGACAAAATCGGCGATCGAGCGCGGCATCCGGGCCCGCAACCAGGTGCTCTAG
- a CDS encoding lysine--tRNA ligase, translating into MSETTSAGRDAAPIEINSELLAHAHVSKAWPFEEARKVVSRLKRIPQPTGSIIFETGYGPSGLPHIGTFGEVARTTMVRHAFRILTEDKIPTRLICFSDDMDGLRKVPDNIPNKEMVAAHLEKPLTQVPDPFNQYPSFGQHNNARLRTFLDTFGFSYEFLSATQCYTSGRFDATLLRVLEHYEEIRDVILPTLGPERRATYSPFLPISPATGKVLQVPIIDRDLAAGSILYKDPDTGKLTQVSVTGGHCKLQWKADWAMRWAALGVDYEMAGKDLIDSVRLSGRICRILGRQQPEGFNYELFLDENGEKISKSRGNGLTIEEWLSYASPESLALYMYQSPKKAKRLYFDVIPRAVDEYAGHLAAFPKEDQAAKLTNPVWHIHEGSPPEADLPISFALLLNLASASNSEDRSVLWGFIQRYAPEATPETEPLLDELVGYAIRYFHDFVKPSKQYRAPTDQERAAFADLDQRLVALPDDVMAEEIQNEVYAVGKEHGFEPLRDWFQALYQVLLGQSQGPRFGSFVQLYGIDNTRSLIARALAGELLGANVSNN; encoded by the coding sequence ATGTCCGAGACCACGAGCGCTGGCCGCGACGCGGCCCCAATCGAGATCAATTCCGAACTCCTCGCCCACGCCCATGTGAGCAAGGCCTGGCCGTTCGAGGAGGCGCGCAAGGTCGTGAGCCGGCTGAAGCGGATCCCTCAGCCGACCGGTTCGATCATTTTCGAAACGGGCTACGGGCCCTCGGGGCTGCCGCATATCGGAACGTTCGGCGAGGTCGCGCGCACCACCATGGTGCGCCACGCCTTCCGGATCCTGACCGAGGACAAGATCCCGACGCGGCTGATCTGTTTTTCCGACGACATGGATGGCTTGCGGAAAGTTCCGGACAATATCCCGAACAAGGAGATGGTCGCCGCGCATCTGGAAAAGCCGCTGACCCAAGTGCCGGACCCGTTCAACCAGTATCCCAGTTTCGGCCAGCACAACAATGCGCGCCTGCGGACCTTTCTGGATACGTTCGGCTTCTCATACGAGTTCCTGTCGGCGACTCAGTGCTACACGTCGGGCCGGTTTGACGCGACCTTGCTCAGGGTGCTCGAGCACTACGAGGAGATCCGGGACGTGATCCTGCCGACGCTGGGGCCGGAGCGGCGCGCCACCTATAGTCCGTTCCTCCCGATCTCGCCGGCGACGGGCAAGGTGTTGCAGGTGCCGATCATCGATCGCGACCTCGCCGCCGGCTCAATTCTCTATAAGGACCCCGATACGGGGAAGCTGACGCAGGTGTCCGTGACGGGCGGCCACTGCAAGCTGCAATGGAAGGCGGACTGGGCCATGCGCTGGGCTGCGCTAGGCGTCGACTACGAGATGGCGGGCAAGGACCTGATCGACTCGGTGCGTCTGTCGGGCCGCATTTGCCGTATCCTCGGCCGCCAGCAGCCCGAAGGCTTCAACTACGAACTCTTCCTCGACGAGAACGGGGAGAAGATCTCGAAGTCCCGCGGCAACGGTCTGACCATCGAGGAATGGCTGTCCTACGCCTCGCCCGAGAGTCTCGCGCTGTACATGTATCAGAGCCCAAAGAAGGCGAAGCGGCTCTACTTCGATGTCATCCCGCGCGCCGTCGACGAATATGCCGGGCACCTCGCGGCCTTCCCGAAGGAGGACCAGGCGGCGAAGCTGACCAATCCCGTCTGGCACATTCACGAGGGATCGCCGCCCGAGGCCGATCTGCCGATCAGCTTTGCCCTTCTGCTCAATCTCGCCTCGGCCTCGAACTCCGAGGACCGCTCGGTGCTATGGGGCTTCATCCAGCGCTACGCGCCGGAAGCGACCCCCGAGACCGAGCCCTTGCTGGACGAACTCGTGGGCTACGCGATCCGTTATTTCCACGACTTCGTGAAGCCGTCGAAGCAGTACCGCGCGCCGACGGATCAAGAGCGCGCGGCGTTCGCCGATCTCGACCAGCGGCTCGTCGCGCTGCCGGACGACGTGATGGCTGAGGAGATTCAGAACGAGGTTTATGCGGTGGGCAAGGAGCACGGGTTCGAGCCGTTGCGGGACTGGTTTCAGGCGCTCTATCAGGTGCTGCTGGGCCAGTCGCAAGGCCCGCGCTTCGGATCCTTTGTGCAGCTATACGGGATCGACAACACACGCTCCCTGATCGCACGGGCCCTTGCGGGCGAGCTTCTTGGCGCAAATGTTTCAAATAATTGA
- a CDS encoding thermonuclease family protein: protein MFRVSRIILALVALAAVWFFWPFGKYEDTVSVAPPQTEPGQDQLFTKPLSKDTAVPPGAASPDQAASEKPRPQPQLRPKRFYRVVVQDGGSLKTGGTTITLAEIEVAGLTGQCKDSRGREWPCGRAARSALTRLIRGRAVMCHVPVKGEHKSLVARCSVGGNDLSFWMVAQGWAKPKQPAQPAFNEAADAARERRVGIWR, encoded by the coding sequence ATGTTCCGCGTCTCACGCATCATCCTCGCGCTCGTCGCCCTCGCGGCCGTTTGGTTCTTCTGGCCGTTCGGCAAGTATGAGGACACGGTTTCGGTCGCGCCGCCGCAAACCGAACCCGGCCAAGACCAGCTTTTCACCAAGCCACTGTCCAAGGACACGGCCGTGCCCCCGGGTGCCGCTTCGCCGGACCAAGCTGCAAGCGAAAAGCCTCGGCCCCAGCCCCAACTACGACCGAAGCGCTTCTACAGGGTCGTGGTGCAGGACGGCGGCTCCCTAAAGACCGGAGGCACGACCATCACGCTCGCGGAAATCGAGGTCGCGGGCCTCACCGGCCAGTGCAAGGATTCGCGCGGCCGGGAGTGGCCGTGCGGGCGGGCAGCCAGGTCCGCGCTAACACGGCTGATCCGGGGCCGCGCCGTAATGTGCCACGTGCCCGTGAAGGGCGAGCACAAATCCCTCGTGGCGCGCTGCTCTGTCGGCGGCAACGACTTGTCTTTCTGGATGGTCGCCCAAGGGTGGGCGAAGCCGAAGCAGCCGGCGCAACCGGCCTTCAACGAGGCCGCGGACGCCGCGCGAGAACGGCGGGTCGGAATCTGGCGCTAG
- a CDS encoding S24 family peptidase, producing the protein MRRLTHDRIWSAIDALAHRYGLSVSGLAKRSGLDPTAFNRSKRATGDGRPRWPTTESIAKVLEATGATLEDFTMLASSDPGQSNRNLPIPLIGMTQAGAGGFFDDGGYPVGGGWEQVPFPRVEDENAYALEVTGESMEPLYRQGDILIVSPNAPTRNGDRVIIRTTDGEVMAKLLVRRSAKTIELASMNPDHPNFVFPLDRVEWIARIIWASQ; encoded by the coding sequence TTGAGAAGGCTCACACACGACCGAATCTGGTCTGCCATAGACGCCCTGGCGCATCGCTACGGACTTTCCGTATCGGGTCTTGCCAAGCGGTCGGGCTTGGACCCCACAGCCTTCAACAGGTCGAAGCGGGCCACGGGCGATGGGCGTCCGCGCTGGCCCACCACCGAAAGCATCGCCAAGGTTCTGGAGGCGACGGGAGCGACGCTCGAGGATTTCACCATGCTCGCCTCGTCTGACCCCGGACAATCCAACCGAAACCTGCCGATTCCGCTGATCGGCATGACCCAGGCCGGCGCCGGAGGATTTTTCGACGATGGCGGCTATCCCGTGGGCGGCGGTTGGGAGCAGGTGCCCTTTCCGCGCGTCGAGGACGAAAACGCCTACGCGTTGGAGGTCACTGGCGAAAGCATGGAGCCGCTTTACCGGCAAGGCGACATCCTGATCGTGTCGCCCAACGCGCCGACCCGTAACGGCGACCGCGTAATCATTCGTACGACCGACGGCGAGGTCATGGCCAAGCTCCTCGTCCGCCGGAGCGCCAAAACAATCGAACTCGCCTCCATGAACCCCGACCACCCGAATTTCGTTTTTCCGCTGGATCGGGTCGAGTGGATCGCACGCATCATCTGGGCGAGCCAGTAG
- a CDS encoding DUF952 domain-containing protein yields MDEPIYKILADAAYEAAKSEGRFLGTSDDLRDGFIHFSAGHQVAETLAKHYAGQEDLVLLAIDPNRLGEALKWEESRGGDLFPHLYAPLDLDAIVAEAPLDLDDDNRHILPEGIA; encoded by the coding sequence ATGGACGAACCCATCTACAAGATTCTCGCCGACGCCGCCTACGAGGCAGCCAAGAGCGAAGGGCGTTTCCTCGGGACGTCCGACGATCTGCGTGACGGGTTCATCCATTTCTCCGCTGGCCATCAGGTCGCCGAGACGCTGGCCAAACACTATGCAGGGCAAGAGGATCTGGTGCTGCTTGCCATCGATCCTAACCGGCTGGGCGAGGCCCTGAAGTGGGAGGAATCCCGTGGGGGAGATCTGTTTCCCCACCTCTATGCGCCGCTCGATCTCGACGCGATCGTCGCGGAGGCGCCGCTCGACCTCGACGACGACAACCGCCACATCCTGCCCGAGGGCATCGCGTGA